Proteins encoded together in one Leishmania donovani BPK282A1 complete genome, chromosome 33 window:
- a CDS encoding small nuclear ribonucleoprotein SmD2 — protein sequence MDSEQPKKVPRTETKTKELLRTTVADGPFSLLDTAMKEKKRVFIQCRNSKALLAHVIAFDKHFNLVLKGVQEITESHGSEQKQRTIENLFLRGESVIFIVKLP from the coding sequence ATGGACTCGGAGCAGCCCAAGAAGGTCCCAAGGACGGAGACCAAGacgaaggagctgctgcgtaccaccgtcgccgacggcCCCTTCAGCCTCCTAGACACTGCCATGAAGGAGAAAAAGCGGGTCTTCATCCAGTGTCGCAACAGCAAGGCGCTTCTGGCACACGTGATCGCCTTTGACAAGCACTTCAATCTCGTGCTGAAGGGCGTCCAGGAGATCACTGAAAGCCACGGCTCcgagcagaagcagcgcaccATCGAAAACCTCTTTTTGCGCGGCGAGTCGGTAATTTTTATCGTGAAACTGCCCTAG
- a CDS encoding cation transporter, putative, which translates to MTHNGTPWPPSCEATENENYSSAWHVVALFVILGCSLLGTVLPILGKRVSAFRVPEYAYAIGKSVATGVVLGVALIHMLKPANESLTSDCMPSALRNFSKPLAYIICIASVAAMHSLEACLRVFFDGYGAVRDLPIASGESQHLLSGSQAGGHHFHPSAPAFDSWKSSGGLQILSAVLLEFGVSLHSLFVGLTVGMCADAELYTLMCALSFHQFFEGVALGSRLVDAALTLRTEYVLAAVFVLSAPLGTAVGIMCVCEHIINTKGSMYLLTQGILDSVCAGILLYIGFQLLVGDFYADMQSTVHNVRSPRGFLLAMLVALWAGVSIMALIGQYV; encoded by the coding sequence ATGACCCACAATGGCACCCCGTGGCCACCGAGTTGCGAGGCgacagaaaacgaaaactacagcagtgcgtggcatGTCGTCGCCCTTTTTGTAATCCTGGGCTGCTCCTTGCTTGGTACTGTACTTCCGATCCTCGGCAAGCGTGTTTCTGCCTTTCGCGTGCCCGAGTATGCCTACGCGATTGGAAAATCTGTAGCGACCGGCGTGGTGCTTGGGGTAGCACTTATTCACATGCTGAAACCGGCTAACGAGTCCCTCACGAGCGACTGCATGCCGAGTGCCCTCCGCAACTTCTCCAAGCCGCTCGCCTACATCATCTGTATAGCCTCCGTTGCAGCGATGCACTCCCTGGAggcgtgcttgcgtgtctTTTTCGATGGCTATGGAGCCGTTCGCGACCTTCCCATTGCCAGTGGGGAGAGCCAACACTTGCTGTCCGGCTCTCAAGCTGGCGGTCACCACTTCCACCCGTCCGCCCCCGCTTTCGATAGCTGGAAGAGCAGTGGTGGCTTGCAGATCTTGTCCGCTGTCTTGTTAGAGTTTGGCGTTTCGTTGCACAGCCTGTTCGTCGGCCTCACCGTGGGCATGTGTGCCGACGCGGAGCTTTACACGCTGATGTGCGCCTTGTCGTTTCACCAGTTCTTTGAGGGCGTTGCGCTCGGCTCTCGGCTCGTGGATGCAGCTCTGACCCTGCGCACCGAGTATGTGCTTGCTGCTGTTTTTGTTCTCTCAGCTCCCCTTGGCACTGCGGTTGGCattatgtgcgtgtgcgagcaCATAATCAACACCAAGGGCAGTATGTACCTTCTAACGCAGGGTATCCTGGACTCGGTATGTGCTGGTATTCTGCTCTACATCGGGTTTCAGCTACTAGTGGGCGACTTCTACGCCGATATGCAGTCGACCGTACACAACGTTCGCTCGCCGCGTGGATTCCTGCTAGCGATGCTGGTAGCCTTGTGGGCGGGCGTAAGTATCATGGCACTGATTGGGCAATACGTGTGA